The Anaerolineae bacterium genome window below encodes:
- a CDS encoding YfhL family 4Fe-4S dicluster ferredoxin, with product MAYMITDECIACGACEPECPVGAISEGDDKYVIDPNKCVECVGYHDSPNCAAVCPVDAPQPDPAHPRK from the coding sequence ATGGCCTACATGATCACGGACGAATGCATCGCTTGCGGAGCCTGCGAGCCGGAATGCCCCGTCGGCGCCATTTCCGAGGGCGACGACAAGTACGTCATCGACCCGAACAAGTGCGTGGAATGCGTTGGGTATCACGACTCCCCCAACTGCGCCGCCGTCTGCCCGGTGGATGCGCCTCAGCCTGATCCGGCCCACCCGCGCAAGTAG